In Chryseobacterium oranimense, a single window of DNA contains:
- a CDS encoding sensor histidine kinase codes for MKPLLSKTTKPFIIYVLIILVISIPVYYFVVDTIWKGELDDHNTTIAEKTAHEFNSLKLSDAELEKSVALWNKIQPGTDIEKIPANYLKKDSFFTIDKQKIFTAQPEIERYRCLKKVVYINKKPFLFTIETNIEESQETVGAIALTTIFFFVLIVVGLLFLNKKLSTSIWQPFRNTLDQLKTFNLNKQTKIEFSKTDITEFEELNQSLSKLIEHNISAFKTQKEFTENASHELQTPLAILKNKLDILLQNENLTEKQYQIAEEMNRALTRSSRINKNLLLLAKIDNSQFDKTEIFQFDELLLQSLGILQEHFELKNIAVSKNILPDIKVGGNRSLTEVLINNLILNAIRHTPANGSISIKLENSSFEIANSGTEKLDQDLLFKRFSKLSADSNGSGLGLAIINEICKFQGWKINYRFENDSHIFSVMM; via the coding sequence AACAACAAAGCCTTTCATTATTTATGTCCTGATTATTCTGGTGATAAGTATTCCGGTATATTATTTTGTGGTGGATACGATATGGAAAGGTGAACTGGATGACCATAATACAACAATAGCAGAGAAAACGGCTCATGAATTTAACAGTTTAAAGCTTTCTGACGCAGAGCTAGAAAAGAGTGTTGCTCTCTGGAATAAAATACAGCCGGGAACGGATATTGAAAAAATTCCGGCCAATTATTTAAAGAAAGACTCATTTTTTACAATTGATAAGCAAAAGATCTTTACTGCCCAACCGGAAATAGAACGCTACAGATGTTTGAAAAAAGTAGTTTATATTAACAAAAAGCCTTTTCTCTTTACTATAGAAACCAATATTGAGGAATCTCAGGAAACTGTCGGGGCCATTGCTTTAACAACTATTTTTTTCTTCGTTCTTATTGTTGTAGGACTATTATTTTTAAATAAAAAGCTTTCAACATCGATCTGGCAGCCATTCCGGAACACCTTGGATCAGCTTAAAACCTTCAACCTGAATAAGCAAACCAAAATTGAGTTCAGCAAAACGGATATTACTGAGTTTGAAGAACTGAACCAATCTTTGAGCAAACTGATTGAGCATAATATTTCTGCATTCAAAACCCAGAAAGAATTTACCGAAAATGCCTCGCATGAATTGCAGACTCCTTTGGCAATTCTGAAGAACAAGCTGGATATTTTACTGCAAAATGAAAACCTAACCGAAAAACAATACCAGATTGCAGAGGAAATGAACAGGGCATTAACAAGAAGTTCCAGAATCAACAAGAATCTTCTGTTATTGGCCAAAATTGATAACAGCCAGTTTGATAAAACTGAAATTTTTCAGTTTGATGAGCTATTGCTTCAAAGCCTGGGCATATTGCAGGAACATTTTGAGCTGAAAAATATTGCTGTCAGTAAAAACATTCTGCCAGATATAAAAGTAGGCGGAAACAGAAGCTTAACGGAAGTTTTGATCAACAATCTGATACTGAATGCCATCCGCCATACTCCGGCTAACGGATCAATTTCAATTAAATTAGAAAATTCGTCATTTGAAATAGCTAATTCAGGAACAGAAAAGCTGGATCAGGACTTATTATTTAAAAGATTTTCCAAATTATCGGCTGACAGCAACGGAAGCGGTTTAGGACTGGCAATTATTAATGAGATTTGTAAGTTCCAGGGCTGGAAAATCAATTACCGATTT